The following coding sequences lie in one Spea bombifrons isolate aSpeBom1 chromosome 5, aSpeBom1.2.pri, whole genome shotgun sequence genomic window:
- the PTF1A gene encoding pancreas transcription factor 1 subunit alpha — MDTVLEQFTGLESFPSPYFDEEDFFTDQSSRDHLDADDFLEEDVDFLTGQIQEYYKDSRIMHGEDYGDPGNFSFSSSSSGGFHYDCGEGACELSPGMKGVSSGVKRRRRMRSDAEMQQLRQAANVRERRRMQSINDAFEGLRSHIPTLPYEKRLSKVDTLRLAIGYINFLSELVQSDLPLRNPNSESSHQPKKVIICHRGTRSPSPSDPDYGLPPLAGHSLSWSDEKQLKDQNVIRTAKVWTPEDPRKLNKSPFSNIENEPPLTLCLNI; from the exons ATGGACACGGTTCTGGAGCAGTTCACAGGGCTGGAGTCATTCCCTTCCCCTTACTTTGATGAAGAAGACTTTTTCACTGATCAGTCTTCTAGAGACCACCTGGACGCCGATGACTTCTTGGAAGAAGATGTGGACTTCCTGACCGGCCAGATCCAAGAGTACTACAAGGACAGTCGGATAATGCATGGGGAGGACTACGGAGACCCCGGCAACTTTTccttctcctcttcttcttcaggagGCTTCCACTATGACTGCGGGGAGGGAGCCTGCGAGCTGTCTCCTGGGATGAAGGGAGTGAGTTCGGGTGTgaagaggagaaggaggatgaggtcGGATGCTGAGATGCAGCAGCTCAGACAGGCGGCCAATGTGAGGGAGCGGCGGAGGATGCAGTCCATCAATGATGCCTTTGAGGGGCTCAGATCGCACATCCCGACTCTGCCCTACGAAAAGAGACTTTCTAAGGTGGACACCCTGCGCCTGGCCATCGGCTACATCAACTTTCTGAGCGAGCTGGTGCAGTCCGACCTCCCTCTGCGGAATCCCAACTCCGAGAGCTCGCACCAGCCTAAGAAAGTCATCATCTGTCACCGAGGCACAA GATCACCATCTCCCAGTGACCCAGATTATGGGCTTCCTCCGCTGGCTGGACATTCACTCTCATGGTCTGATGAAAAGCAACTGAAAGATCAAAACGTTATCAGAACAGCTAAAGTATGGACCCCAGAAGACCccagaaaattaaacaaatcccCATTCAGCAACATCGAGAATGAGCCTCCTCTGACTCTCTGTCTGAATATTTAA